In the genome of Nycticebus coucang isolate mNycCou1 chromosome 12, mNycCou1.pri, whole genome shotgun sequence, the window ttcaACCCTAATTCCAGCCTAACTCTTGGGTTTGTGCGTTTTTGTGTGAAGGGGAGCGTTGGGGCTCTGCGCGATGACCACCGCCAGCGGGTGGCCTCCCGGAGCGCCGAGGAGCAGCGACCAGAGCCGGGGGACCCGGGAAGGAGGCGGAAAGACCGGAGGACAGGGACACTCACCGCTCAGGCCTCGCAACGGTCACCGCCTCCACCGCTCGGGGGCGCAGGTCCACCGCAAGCGCAGCGCCGCCTCCCAACGCCCTCCCCAACTGCCCTCGGCGCAGCAGCCTCGCGGGCGGGTTTGTTGTCCTGGTCTCGCGAGCCAACGTGTTCCGGGGAAAAAAGTGcgagaagagggagaaagggggTGGACCTCCGAGCACCGCCCCAATTCCCTCGCCCTGACCTTGTCCCCACCAGCACCAGCCCACCCTTCTCAGGCTTCCCAAATATTTCTCCCTCGCCCCTCTGGGCCCACCGCACAGTCTCCCACCTCCGGAAGGACTCTGGTCTCAATAGAACTAATTCAACCAAGATCAACTTTTTCAGGGCTGAGGACCTGGGTGATATTAACCAAAGCTTTATAAGCAAAATGATTTAAGGTAATttacagagttgttctgttcctGTAAGATTTGCTGGAGCAAATACTGGAGCTTTCTATTTCACTAGGCTGAATTCCTTAATTTACAACGGAAGCAAATAAATAGCTGCCTTTCCCTATCTTTtagttgatgaatatttggttttgctCTTTTTCTCCTCAATAATAACAGGCCAAACTGttgattttctgtgttttttaagccaaaataaatattacgtgataataattataacaaaacaaataatggTTCATAAACATTCTGTAACCCCAGCAATCCTGAGCATAAATTTCTAGGTGTAGTGAACTGAAGAAACAGAATTgtgactttgagatatcatttaactccagtaagattatccaacataacaaaatcccaaaactaccgatgttggcgtggatgccaagagaaggaaacacttctacactggggggaatgcaagctaatacacctttttggagggaagtttggagaatactcaaggaagtaaaagtagacctacctttcgatcctgcaattcctctgctaggtatgaTTTTtgacccagatgatcaaaaatatttttacgggcggcacctgtggctcaaggagtagggcgccggtcccatatgccggaggtggcgggttcaaacccagccccagccaaaaaaaacacacaaaatatatatatatatatttttacaacaaagaaatttgcaccagaatgtttactgcagcccaattcataattgccaagacatggaaacagcccaagtgctcattgacccatgaatagattaacaaattgtggtatatgtacaccaaggaatactatgcagctataaaaaagatggagatttcacatcttatatatttacctggatggagctagatcatattcttctttgtaaagtatctcacgaatggaagacaaaggatccaatgtactcaatactactatgaaatcaatatataattgatttcatttttaccattcatttgaatggtaaaacataactctagaaagtagaaggggagaggagagagaggggaggagggaggaaagagggtatttgggggacctcaccttatgtgcataatgcaatggtacatttcaaaactattatgaaaagagtataattgtcttaccacaacaaataagtaagtgaggtgatggatgtgttaatcaatTCCATGTAAGCATTtgaaattgtatatcaaatcagtacactgaaccccataaatgcatcaatgtacacagttatgatttaataaaaagaaagaaaaaatacgaCTCTgcacccgtagtacagtggttacgcaccagccacatgcactgaggttggtgggttcaaacccggccccggccagctaaataatgacaactgcaaccaaaaaaatagctgggcattatggcaggtgcccatagtcccagctacttgggaggctcaggcaagagaatcacttaaacccaagagtctgaggtttctgtgagctgtgatgccacagcacgctaccgagggtgacatagtaagactctgtctcaaaaaaagaaataaaattcacaggtaatcaaaaaaaaaaaaagaaagaaagaaaaagaattgtgtAATTGAAATCAGCCACTGATGTCATTCCTCTTTTTTTGATAATGTATGTTTAATATGTGGCTACTccatgccaagcactgtgctaaacACATTACATAGGACTTCTTATTTCATTGATACATATTTTGACATTTGTTCATCCACTGTCTGTTATTATGATGTGACCATTTCTTTAGCAATGTCCTGTATAGGTCCCAGTTAAAACACCAGAGGAGCACACAACTTAAGtactcccactcctgggctctaCTCTTGCTCATCTGTTTCATCCTACACATTGGCACAAGACCtatcttttcaaatgtttaatCTCTTTGAGAAttaggaatttattttctaagaatcATCATTCTTAGCTGTCTGACTCCAAGATCCATTCCCCATTTTATCTTCTGATCCTCCCACACAATCAGCCTCCTATTCCAGTCCAACTCATCTGGCAACTCACTGTTCCCAAGAACTGGACAACATTCCTTCCACCCCAGGGCTTCACATGGCCTGaaaatccctctccctccccttctgccAACATAGCTTAAAGTATAATACTCTTATACTTAAGAGTATAGCTGGGGAGTCTGACCCCAAGGGCCAAGCCTGCTCCTCTACTGATTTGCTGAGTAACCTCAGACTAAATCTCTTCTTTCAGAGTCTAAAATAGACACTAAAAGGCAGTAACAACACCCCTACCTCAAAGGTTGTTGTGTAATTAAATGAGGTATTGCCCATAAAGTAGTAAAGATCAACAACCTGTTGCTGTTATCAATTTTGTAGTCATCATTACTATTTCAGACCTCGGTTTCACAAAACCCTTATCTAACCATTCAAAGCCAaaatctctttccttcttcccctcctgcttttttctgctctcTTGTCTTTGAATTAGCAAAAGCACTTTTCCTATCCTTAATTTAACATAGGGTTGACTAAGGTAAGCCTTACATTGTTACCTACCTGTAGATACTGTCATACTTTCCCACCTCAAATAAAATCTCCTTGAAGAAAAGACCCTGCATTTTGGCTTTTTGTGTGATGGAAGCCATGTCTACTTGCCCTGGGAAATTCCCCCCTTTTTAAGATGAAGTTTAGTTAGGTTAGTTAGCCTGATTGAAAAACGTGCACTTAAAGTAATCAATAGCCAGGGATCTGGGGGTGGGAataggggtgggagggaggctaGGATAAGAGACTCCAGATGGGGacacaactgaaaataaaaagaaaaaacttttttattttaattttttattaaatcataactgtgtacattaatgcatttatggggtacaatgtgctaatttgatatacaatgtggaaagcttacatcaaacttgttaacataaccgacacctcacttatttgttgtggtaagacatttatactcttaatagttttaaaatgtaccattgcatatGCACAatagatttcttttatctatttcctagCAGCagggaaataattttaagaaataaggaaGCCCCCTCCATTGACTGTTCCATCTTCCCTCTTATTTCCCAGGCTGGGACCACCAAGAGCGGCAAATATCGGAgttggtggggaggaggggacctAGCACCAAAACCCTCTACCAACACGTCTTGCCCAGGAATGTAGCCACACCTGATAACAGAGATTAAGAAAATGGACCCAAGAATACTAACTCCCAGCCTGCCTCCTCAACACCAATCGTGGGGAATCCGTCGCCGGAGAGGACCCATCTCACCCACCCTTAGGAGCTGGGGTGGGCGAAGAGGGGAGAAGCCAGGTCTGGGGGCGGGACGGTGTTGCTCCGCCCCTGGCGCCTGGGCGGTGACCGGCAGGTGGCACCGCGGCGCGGCGGGGCGCTGATATAGGGTGCAGCTAGTGGAACGTGGATTGCTGTGTGGGGCCGAGTTTAGGAGGCAGGAGGCGAGATGAGCCGGATGCCAGCGTTCCTGAGTGCGGCCGTGGTGCAGGACCACCTCCGCAGCTCCAGCCTTCTCATCCCGCCTCTGGAGACCGCCCTGGCCAACTTCTCCAGCGGCCCGGACGGAGGGGTCACGCAGCCCGTGCGCACCGTGGTGCCGGTGGCCAAACACAGGGGGTGAGTGGTAAAGAGTGGAAGCCACGAGCAGGACGAGCAGGAGAAgctggaaaggaggaagaggggagcaAGAAGGGAAGCggtgggaaaagggaagagacAGCTTGCTTAATCATTGCTAATAACACCTGCCGCTTACTGTGCGCTACCCACTGTGCCGTGTGAGCGCTTTACAGGTATAACACAACTCCCCACTTAGGTAGATATTAATGCCACCATTTTACTAGTGGAAAACTGAGAGTTGGgaaggttaagtgacttaccAAGCTTACGCAGAGCTGCGATATTTTTTCGATCTGAAGCCAGACTCTTGAACATACTGTGTATGCTGTCTGCGGGAAGGGCAGCGGGATAGAGGAACAGGAGAGGGCCAGTGGACAGTGacgggggagggaaaggaaggtgcATGTATAAGGGGACTTTGTAGAAGACCCTAGCGTTGATGGGAAAGTGTTGAagccactctctctctttttgtagcTTCCTGGGGGTCATGCCGGCCTACAGTGCAGCTGAGGATGCGCTGACCACCAAGTTGGTCACCTTCTACGAGGGCCTCAGCATCCCCTCACACCAGGCTACTGTGCTACTCTTTGAGCCGAGCAATGGCACCCTGATGGCGGTAAGCATCTCTGCATCCTTGGGTCCAGAGCTAGGCTCAGAAGTTAGTTCTGAGCAAGGGGGAGTTTTGAATGTAACCCCATGTGCCCCTCTACGAGTGGCTGGATACCAGCAACAGTAAGGATATTTGTAATCATTTATCTGTTTCTAGGACTACGTGAGGATGCAGCTCCAGCATGTACTGCTGCTTTAAGCATGAATATATGTCACTCTTGTATATGTCCTTATCTTATAGTCGGTTACCCCCTATACACTGCTTGAACTAAATGATTACCAAGGGAAGTTAATTGCTGAGTCCTTAATATGGAAAGGTGTTCTATGATCCCTTGGAGTCTTTTCTGAGGGCTTACCAGTGACCTGTTTTAACCTCTAATCATAGTATCAAAAAGTGGCAGTGCCtcacatttattgagctcttTTGATGTGTCAACTACTGTTCTAAACACTTCACGTGTATTAACCCTCTTAATACTTAGAGCCACTCTATGAGGTGGGTACATAATtactcccactttacagatgaggaaactcagtCATAGAGCAACTAAGGCCCAACTTACCCAAGTTTATGTAGCTAATGAGTAGCACAGCTGAACTTCAGAGCTGCTCAGCTTGAGTCCATGACCTATGCTCCTTTTAAGACAATGCTTCACTGCCTCTTTAACTGCTACTGATTGGGAGCTTTTTTTGTGCCAAGCAGGAGATACCAATCACATTCAATTCTGAAAAATTTCTCTGTGGATGTTTTTATTACCTCCCCTTCTCCCCAGTTTCTGTTGAAGTCCCTGAGGCTCAGTAGTATAGCCActttgcttgaggtcacacaaaAGTCCTAGGTCTGTCTGACTATAGTATTTACACTCTTAACTCTTGTGGCCTGTGTGCTCCAACGAGCTGGCTCCTAGACTATCCTTCCTTCCCCCTGAATTTCTAGCCCGTCAAGGAATCTTGCTGTGCATTATTCCTCTGAGAAGAGTATCTAGCTCTCCCCAAACTATATGCATCCAGTGAAGCCTACAAATGTGGAGCTTTGAAACTCTATGACAACTGAATCTTCCCAGTAGCTAGGTGATTCagttcatctgtaaagtgagaattATGATGCCAACTATGGAAGACAAGCTGAAATGAATATGCGTAACCTATAAATGGGAACAGTGCAAAGAGTGGCTGTTATTATTAGCCAGGCATAATTGTCAACCCTCTCTGTGCACCAGAATCATGTGGGGAACTTTCAAAAACAAGGCTGTCTGGGTCATACCCCTAAAGACTCAGGTTCTGTTAATCTAAGGGTGATGTCTGTATCTTCACAAATCTTCCCAAATGTGCAGCAGGAGTTCAGAACCCCTATGCTAAAGTTTCATGGCCCTTGTCCAGATGTCAAATGGAGATCTTATCCCCCAAACTCCTACTTAATTTGGTGTTTTAAGAATCccagagcaagaaaagaaaataagcagtTCTTACAGGATCATTATGAGCTAGATGCTTCCAGatgtgccaaaatatttaatcctcacaatagccCTCTGTATActggtattgtttttatttttacaggtGAAGAAGACAGTGCTTATACACTAAACTGTTCAAAGTTGTGTATCTTGTAAGTGAGGGAATTGGACCCAGGTCTGACACCAAACACATGCTCTTTGTAGAGTACTATAACACTTCCTAGGTCTACTCTTTTAGAAACATCTCTCAGTTTAAAAGTGGATAGGAGTGTCTCATACTCACTGTCTCTCTTTATCCCCAAGGTCATGGATGGAAATGTCATAACTGCAAAGAGAACGGCTGCAGTATCTGCCATTGCCACCAAGGTAAGATTAGTGTTGGCAGTACTATTAACATGAGCTGATGGGTAAGGTTAGGTGTCTCAGTCTTAAAAGACTAACAAGTGAGGAACTTCTTTTGGTCTTCCATGGGACATAGCTGGAAGTCCATATGCTAAATAAGATATCAGGTTAGCACAGTTATTCACAAAATTATTAGCATGACCAGATTCTATGTACCTTACATGCTTGATTCTTGATCTTCCCATCAACCATGCAAAGTAGATAGGATTATCTCCATTAGGAACCTCCATTAGAAAGGTTAAAATTTGACCTCTTTGCCTCCAGGACTGCTTTCTTATCTCTGTACTATACTGCTCCTGGTAGGACAGTATAGTTGCCCCACAGAACAGAGCTAGTATTGCATAAGAAGCAGAGGGTGAGCTGCAAAGATCTAAGCCAGAGTCCTATATTCATTAGATTAGTATCGACTGAGTGCCTATCATGTATTAGGCATTGTTCTAACTGTTGGATACGAGGCCAGACATAGtagttcatacctataatcctagcactctgggaggctgagatggtgtattgcttgagctcaggagttggagatcagcctgagaaagagcaagaccagtctctaaaaaatagccaggcattgtggtgggcacctattgaAGCTGAGGCAAGCAACTGattgaagctgaggcaagagcccaaaaaatagccaggtattatgatGGGCACCTATTGAAGCTGGGGCAAGCAACTGATTGAAGgtgaggcttgagcccaagagtttgaggttgctgtgagctatgatgccacggcactctatccagggtgacagtgagactctgtctcaaaataaataaataaaaataaaaacaaaataaaaatttaaaaaataaagttaggtaTGGAAAATCAGTatgtgaataaagaaataaatgttggaTACAGCAGTGAACGAAACAGAGCGGCACACACAGGgtggtataaataaaaataaaaactgaaacacAGAGTATGATTTGCTAAAAAAAACCTTGAGTTTAATAATGTAGTAAATAATAATTAgtaattgataaaaataataaatattaattacatgGATTTAACATAATTTGGTAATTGTGTGAGATTatgcaaattataaaattaatttagagattgctaagaaaattaaaatgaccaccaaaaaaatcaatcacatagtatgttagaaaaatgaaaataaagcagaatggTGAGTAttggagggagtgagagagggtaTGACATCTAGAAATATCCAGGAATGACCTCACTGAAAAGGTGACATCTGAGTAAAAATTGAAAGTGGTAAGTGAGCCACATAAAAATGTGGAGAAATATGGCAGACAGAGGAAATGGTGGGGCTGATCATGTTCCTAAGCAATATTGAGGCATCCTAtaagaaaacagtatttttagAGGTTAGAGTTAAGAAGTAGAGGTTTACAAAGCAGGCTTCCATGGAAACATTTGGAGTCTGGAATCTTTCACATTAAATGGAGAATACAAGGTCTTGGAACACAGTTTTTTCTAAGCATAAAGGAAATGTGATAACCAAGGAAAAGGTTGGAGCAGCAAAGACCAGGAGTTCAGATTGTATGTTAAGGTTTTCTATATTTAtgagggggagggaagaatgTAAAGATTAATCTGGTAATTGTATAGGGAGCAGATTAGATAATCCACCTTGTTGAACTGGTTTTCAATCATATCCAGACCTAAAGCAGATTGAAATAATCAAGAGATTCTTTGCTATGTTTACTGGTAATTTAGGAACAGAATGAGTCTTATAATATTGCCTGTTATTTGCAAAGGACTTTAGTCTTCTCCAAAATCATTTCCAATCCATTGCCTGAACTTTGGGTTTCTGTGATGAAAGCAGAGTAGGTATTACTGTCTTCATTTTGCATGGAAGGAAATGGAAACTAGGGTTTCCTCAAGTCattcaactaccctgtttccccgaaaataagacatcctccgaaaataagacctacttacaggaaagataagacgtcccctgaaaataagacttagcacatctttgggagcacaccttaaaataagacactgtcttatttttggggaaacagggtaggtaccTGCAGGTTCTTATGAGGATGTGTAGTCCATCTTGTTACAGATCAATAATTTCTAACACAAACTACATCACTtggggaattattttttaattcaaattcccAGAACTACTAAATCAAAATCACTGAGAATGAGACCCAGAAAACTAGacttaagaaaagaagaaaaaaaaaagagtacatggTTGATTCTGATAATAACCAAACTTGGAAACATACTGCTATAGACTTAGCCTTCAATAACACTGTACTTTGTTCCATTAACAAAATTCTCTACTCCCAGAAAAGTTAAGAAACCTTTGGGTTGACGCTTCAAAGTTGAGGCTGAAACTTACAGCTTTATTTCCAGGGGCTCAGATGGGCTATTTCAATAAGGAACAAAGGATCTATTTTGCTTTTTGCCTTAGAGAAAGTagaatattttcttgtttaccACTTCTCTTTTCATGTAGGGCTTTGGGGGAGGATGAGAAGTACACCAAGCTCTGGGGTCTGATGGACACAATAACTTCTTTGTATTTGGGTTTGACATAACCTTAGCTAAGGACTCTATGATATGCTTTCTCAAAGTTACAGAATATATCAGGCTTTATCCCTGGCATGCattgattcaacaaatatttgagtgtCTACTAAGTACCAAGGCCCTGTGCTCCGCATGAAGCAAAAAATGGTGAGCAAACCAGATACAATGTCTGTCATCATGGAGCACAGGATCTAGTATAGTAATTTTCAGCTGGTCTGCcccagcacactggtgtgccatgaggggatcttaggtgtgctgcaaaaattgttaaagatcattaattattttcaaaagaaattcaaagcacagtaagtatattctttttatatatattttttgatcaatataatttaaggaTGCCATGGaagttaactataggttcaagtatgccatgagataaaaaaggttgagaaacactggcctAGTGGCAGACATAAGAATGTAACCCAAAGATCATACCAATAAATGTGAAACTACAACCCTAACAAATGCTAAGAGAGCGTAAAATGGGGAATCTTGATCTAATCTGTGAAATTTAGAAAGGCCTTTCCTATATAAGGGATATTGGAGCTGAGATTTGAAGGATAAAGGGAGCTGCTCATGAGAGGCAGGGGGCATTCTAGACAGAGGAAAAAAACTTGTGCAAAGGCCTAGTGTTTGCAAGGAAGCATGTGTGCTGGGGAAAACCAGAAGGCAATTGTAACTGGTAGGCAGGAAGGGCAAGGCAGAAAAGGATGAGGAGGGCTGGAAGAGATGGAAGGTTTGGACAGAACAAGACATTAACAAGTGGAAATGAAACAGACTTTCAAACTTGTGTTTAAAAGAGAAACCTAGCAGAGTCACATGCATGTTAATTACCTGCATGCTTATGGGAAAAGACTGAAGTGCTACTAATCTTATTACGATTTAATCTTATGAACATATATAtcatttaaagaaagagaaatccaTTATACGTTATTACCAAGGCAACAAATTATCAAGTAAGGCAGTAAGACAACCAATCAGAATTAAATAtttacagcttgttaatccattcctgggttggattacaaactgtggtatatgtataccatagaatactattcaaccattaaaaaaaatggagactttacatccttcatattaacctggatggaagtggaagacattattcttagtaaagcatcacaagaatggaaaagcatgaatcctatgtactcaattttgatatgaggacaattaatgacaattaaggtcatggtgggggtgggggaaggcgagagcagagagagaaagaaggagggagggatggggaaaggaagagcagagagagggaaggagggagggggtggggccttgatgtgtgccacaccttttggaggcaagacacgattgcaagagggactttacctaacaaatgcaatcagtgtaacctggcttattgtaccctcaatgaatccccaacaataaaaaaaaaaaaaaaaagaattaaagatttACTTTTTGGAGATTGAAGGTTACTTTTACCAGATACTGTAATAATTAATGAAGTGCAAGTGCCTTTCCAAAAATAGATTcctattaactaaaaaaaaaaaaaattataacagtcaaggaaaaaaatcacctaaTTCTGCTTATTGGATGGGAGCATAACATTGCTAGTTTGTGCATACTGTTATTTAGAACCCTTTCAGATCATAATCTTTAAACTATATTTTATGGCACAGAAtggtctctctctccttctgtagCTACAGGAGATATGATTAACTCCTGATATTTCAAAGACATCTTTCTGCTGGTAATTAATAGTTAAGAAAACTTTTCACTTAAAACTTTTCACTTCTAAGATTATACTCTAGAATTTTAGTAAATAGCATTATAAATAAGAACAGACCCAagaagctcaattttttttttttttttttactaaatcatagctgtgtacattaatgcaatcacggggtataatgtgctggtttgagctctttacaagggtacatgtgaaatttacaagGAGCTCaaattttactaaataaaatagagaaaaggtaAAAGAGGGTCTTACTTAATACTATGATCTGAGGGGGAAGTAGTGTCTTTTCTTTATGCCAATAATGCTCAACTGAGCATGATTTTTGTAACCTGCCCCACAGATGTTTAGCAATGTATGGAGATTTTTTCATTGTCACAACTGGGGGCTTGGGGCAGAGGTAAGAAGTGGTACAGACATCTAAGAGATAGGGATCAGGGATACTGTTAAGCATCCTGTGATGCACAGAACAGCTCTCCTTCCCTAAgaagaattatccagcccaaaTGTCAGTAGTGCCAAGGTTAAGAAACCAAGTGGTACGTCTTGTAAGTCAGAGTGGGCATATACTAATTCTATGCAAATAAGACAGCTGCTGTCCTCATGGGGCTTAAAGAccaatacaggaaaaaaaatctataaacaaaTAAGTGCTGTGGCATGCTGCATTCTATCAAAGAGGTCAGAAAAACCTCACTGGTGTGGTGACACTTGGTTGAGTTGAACACAGAAGTGTACTGTCGaatacagacacacatacacactcaggAGGTCCCACAAACACCAGCTTTACTTTCATCTTTAAAGGAAGACAGAAGCTCTGAAAGTATCAACAAAGAATGGGCCTAGCAAATACAGCTGAGAATTCAGGGAAGCAAGGACTCATGGGTTCCAGGTAGCTCTTCAAAAGTAGTTCAGGGCTCTGAAAAGTGGATGTTTCTCAGCACATACCTGAAATGGGGTaacacagaagaaagaacatGGACTTTGGAGTATGAAAAATGTGGTTttggagtctcactgtgccctTTAATAACCATGTAACTAaacaagttacttaaactctctggAGCTCAATCTCCTCATCTTTAAGAGGAAAATAACATTGAAGTTTCTAGCTTATTGGGCCATTGTCTAGAGACTAAATAAGATCATGCTGGTAAAGCATTGGCATATATTAGGTGCTCAATAAAGGctcctccttccctgcccacTGTATGAAAGGGACACTGAAACATAGAATGACATTTCCTTGACTGGCCCCAGAGCTGATGGTAGAGCAGAAGCCCCCTGGTATTCAAACCATATTTCTTTCTTACCCAACAGCTAGTGTCTCCCTTAACCTTTTCCACCTCATTTTTCTCAAATAGTTCTTGAAACCCCCAAGCAGTGAAGTGTTGTGCATCCTTGGGGCTGGGGTCCAGGCCTACAGCCATTATGAGGTCTTCGCAGAGCAGTTCTCCTTTAAGGAGGTAAGTCCAAGGGCAGGGTTggcagagaagagggaagggagccAGTGACCTGTCTGTACTCCTTTACCGCAGCACAGGTTATCCTGAAATAATTAGATTGTAAGTCTGATCTAACCATTCTTTTACTTTAATGACTTCCCCAGAAAACCTGACAGAGGTGTTGGGAGAGGGCAGGGAGTGGAAGATCTgatcatttttttccagtttctcagTTCACAGGGCATATGTATGGGAGCCTACATAGTTAGTTAAAAGATTCCATTATATCCATTGCATACATTTAGTTGTCCTTTTAGTccccctctctgcttttctttggaGAATCTTggattttttaagtatttaaggTTATGGATCAAGGAACTGGGGATGAGGCCTTGAGACCAGGAGGCCACAGCACACTGCTCTGACAACCTACTCACTTTGGCTCATGCTTCCTCCTAGGAATCTttgatactatttttattttatgtatgcaaATGAAAAGGGTGGAATAGATTTAAAGTAtgaactttttattataaaaaataataccttCCCATT includes:
- the CRYM gene encoding ketimine reductase mu-crystallin — protein: MSRMPAFLSAAVVQDHLRSSSLLIPPLETALANFSSGPDGGVTQPVRTVVPVAKHRGFLGVMPAYSAAEDALTTKLVTFYEGLSIPSHQATVLLFEPSNGTLMAVMDGNVITAKRTAAVSAIATKFLKPPSSEVLCILGAGVQAYSHYEVFAEQFSFKEVRIWNRTRENAEKFANTVQGEVQVCSSVQEAVAGADVIITVTMATEPILFGEWVKPGAHINAIGASRPDWRELDDVLMKQAVLYVDSREAALKESGDVLLSGAEIFAELGEVLKGVKPAYCEKTTVFKSLGMAIEDTVAAKLVYDAWSSGK